A region from the Alnus glutinosa chromosome 5, dhAlnGlut1.1, whole genome shotgun sequence genome encodes:
- the LOC133869875 gene encoding E3 ubiquitin-protein ligase AIP2-like, with amino-acid sequence MPSSGNSSYGFRFRVWQFRRCPTIKDLSHSHPHTPDEVPIEFRVTEWLKIKKSIGNGDRPVSIAQARSRMRSKTFWVPKQAALSCDGGARMLSLLSDVGAPGEHQEAVLRDISSAAAARSARTGTSPIVVTFEHTTLLLVELDGDESEDVMDMVLRESMVLRPIPAARSAIERLKKVTFEDGLGSIGECIICREEFEDGLELTRLPCSHVYHGDCIVKWLEKSHCCPLCRYPLPRVH; translated from the coding sequence ATGCCGTCAAGCGGCAACAGCTCCTACGGTTTCAGATTCAGAGTGTGGCAGTTTCGCCGATGCCCAACCATCAAAGATCTGTCGCACTCGCACCCACACACGCCGGATGAGGTTCCCATCGAATTTCGCGTCACTGAGTGgctaaaaatcaagaaatccaTCGGCAATGGCGATCGTCCAGTGTCCATCGCGCAAGCGCGATCTCGCATGCGATCAAAAACCTTCTGGGTCCCCAAACAAGCGGCTCTGTCGTGCGATGGTGGCGCTCGCATGTTATCCTTGCTTTCGGACGTGGGTGCCCCCGGAGAACACCAGGAGGCGGTATTGCGAGATATTTCATCGGCGGCCGCCGCTCGATCTGCCCGGACGGGAACATCGCCGATCGTGGTAACATTTGAACACACAACGCTGTTACTCGTGGAGCTTGATGGCGATGAGTCCGAGGACGTGATGGATATGGTTTTGAGGGAGTCCATGGTACTGAGGCCCATCCCGGCCGCTCGATCTGCGATTGAGCGATTGAAGAAGGTAACCTTTGAAGATGGGTTGGGGTCGATCGGAGAGTGCATCATTTGCAGGGAGGAATTTGAGGATGGGCTCGAACTCACGCGGCTGCCGTGCTCCCATGTCTATCATGGAGATTGCATTGTCAAGTGGCTGGAGAAGAGTCACTGCTGTCCCCTCTGCCGCTACCCATTGCCCCGTGTCCATTGA